The Metabacillus schmidteae genome has a segment encoding these proteins:
- a CDS encoding redox-sensing transcriptional repressor Rex: MNIDQTKIPQATAKRLPLYYRFLKNLHSSGKQRVSSAELSDAVKVDSATIRRDFSYFGALGKKGYGYNVNYLLSFFRKTLDQDETTKVCLIGVGNLGTAFLHYNFTKNNNTVISLAFDVAEEKVGTEIGGVPVIHLDDLEAQLPEDVTVAILTVPAAVAQSITDRLVTKGIKGILNFTPARINVPDDIRIHHIDLAVELQSLVYFLKHYPNDEK, encoded by the coding sequence TTGAATATAGACCAAACGAAAATACCACAGGCAACTGCTAAGAGATTGCCTTTATATTACCGTTTTTTAAAAAATTTACACTCATCAGGGAAGCAGCGTGTTTCTTCGGCTGAGCTAAGTGATGCTGTGAAGGTAGATTCTGCTACGATTCGAAGAGATTTCTCATATTTTGGAGCATTAGGAAAAAAAGGATATGGTTATAATGTGAATTATTTGTTATCCTTTTTTAGAAAAACACTAGATCAAGATGAAACAACAAAGGTATGTTTAATTGGAGTAGGTAACTTAGGTACTGCTTTCCTACATTATAATTTTACAAAGAATAATAATACTGTGATTTCTTTGGCATTTGATGTAGCGGAAGAAAAGGTTGGGACGGAAATTGGTGGAGTTCCTGTTATTCATTTAGATGATCTTGAAGCACAGCTTCCCGAGGATGTAACAGTGGCCATTTTAACAGTACCAGCTGCGGTTGCACAATCAATTACAGATCGTCTGGTTACAAAAGGAATTAAAGGAATCTTAAATTTTACACCGGCTAGAATTAATGTCCCTGATGATATTAGAATACATCATATTGATTTAGCGGTCGAACTTCAGTCACTTGTCTACTTTTTAAAGCATTATCCGAATGATGAAAAATAA
- a CDS encoding twin-arginine translocase TatA/TatE family subunit, whose protein sequence is MPTVGIGSLLLIVFVALLIFGPKKLPQLGKAAGNTLREFKNATKGLADDDDDDQDAKQKNKEEVK, encoded by the coding sequence ATGCCAACAGTAGGTATCGGAAGCCTTTTATTAATCGTTTTTGTTGCACTCCTTATTTTTGGACCAAAGAAATTACCACAGTTAGGAAAAGCTGCCGGTAACACATTACGAGAGTTTAAAAATGCTACGAAAGGCTTAGCTGATGATGACGATGATGATCAAGATGCTAAGCAAAAGAATAAGGAAGAAGTTAAGTAA